The following coding sequences lie in one Spinacia oleracea cultivar Varoflay chromosome 1, BTI_SOV_V1, whole genome shotgun sequence genomic window:
- the LOC130463987 gene encoding uncharacterized protein → MHAALMSTVSDFPAYAMLSGWSTKGRKSCPCCHYDTQSRWLDYSRKFCYRETRIFLDPAHPWRHDKRNFNGEIEERTAPLQLKGTEIEELLRDFPNEFGKKQKKKPDEEVPWRKLPILFILPYWKHCTNRHNLDVMHIEKNIFDNIIGTLLDIPLKTKDHVSARRDLEVLKIMPELQPIGEGDDEEIPRSRFWLTLEKKRLFCRIIKNAKIPQGYASNISRCVQVNEGKITGYKSHDAHFCIYYLLPIALKITLPKDVATPLIRLCHFFKGIWNKAINPRVLDNLHNEIVESLGQLETIFPPSFFTVMVHLPVHLVEEIRLGGPVCSRCMYSIERYLHELKDDVRNKAYPEGSMAEAYWAKECLRFCDRYINQSNTPSNIVKPSISQPFFPNIGRPTWGKGRTTKKNQDGFMIDHATWVQAHQYVLFNSSCEEIEEYIRLQATSTKIFFSHSDHMASISSHRKRKWDSAQNHSKKFMDWFKEKVTYRLEQGDVVSDHVKWLSKGPSFVAKRYTGYSVNGYHFHTMKRDANSVSQNHGVTLTALTPSFSSSKYENPIL, encoded by the exons ATGCATGCAGCTTTGATGTCTACTGTTTCAGATTTTCCGGCTTATGCAATGTTGTCTGGTTGGAGCACTAAAGGGAGAAAATCATGTCCTTGCTGCCATTATGACACACAATCACGATGGTTGGACTATAGCCGTAAATTTTGCTACCGGGAAACTCGTATATTTCTAGATCCAGCCCACCCTTGGCGCCATGATAAGAGAAATTTCAACGGTGAAATCGAGGAGAGAACTGCACCTCTTCAATTGAAAGGAACTGAAATTGAGGAGCTACTTCGAGACTTTCCTAATGAATTtggaaagaagcaaaaaaaaaagccaGATGAAGAAGTTCCGTGGAGGAAGTTGCCAATACTTTTTATCTTGCCTTATTGGAAGCATTGCACTAACCGCCATAATCTTGATGTTATGCATATAGAAAAGAATATATTTGATAACATCATCGGAACATTGTTAGACATTCCTTTGAAGACCAAGGATCATGTGAGTGCTCGTCGAGATTTGGAAGTTCTTAAAATTATGCCGGAGCTTCAACCTATTGGAGAAGGCGATGATGAAGAAATTCCGAGATCGCGATTCTGGTTGACATTAGAAAAGAAGCGTTTGTTTTGCCGGATCATTAAGAATGCAAAGATACCACAGGGTTATGCTTCTAATATTTCTCGTTGCGTACAAGTTAATGAAGGGAAGATCACGGGCTATAAGAGCCACGATGCTCATTTTTGTATTTATTACTTGCTTCCAATTGCTTTGAAAATAACATTACCTAAAGATGTTGCAACTCCTTTAATAAGATTATGTCATTTTTTTAAAGGCATATGGAATAAAGCTATTAACCCTCGAGTTCTTGATAATCTCCATAATGAGATAGTTGAATCTCTTGGTCAACTGGAAACAATTTTCCCTCCTTCATTTTTTACTGTGATGGTCCATTTACCTGTTCATTTGGTGGAAGAAATTAGGTTGGGTGGTCCAGTTTGTAGCAGGTGCATGTACTCAATTGAGAGGTATCTCCATGAGTTAAAGGATGATGTTCGAAACAAAGCTTACCCCGAGGGTTCAATGGCAGAAGCATATTGGGCCAAAGAATGTCTTAGATTTTGTGATAGATACATAAATCAATCAAACACTCCTTCAAATATTGTGAAGCCTAGTATCTCACAACCATTCTTTCCTAATATTGGTCGACCTACTTGGGGAAAGGGAAGGACCACAAAGAAGAACCAAGATGGGTTTATGATTGATCATGCTACTTGGGTTCAAGCGCATCAATATGTCTTATTCAATTCAAGTtgtgaggaaattgaggaataCATCAG GCTACAGGCTACTAGTACTAAGATATTTTTTTCCCACAGTGATCACATGGCATCTATAAGTTCTCACCGGAAAAGAAAATGGGATAGTGCTCAAAATCATAGCAAGAAATTCATGGATTGGTTTAAGGAGAAAGTTACTTATAGGCTTGAACAGGGTGATGTAGTATCTGACCATGTTAAATGGTTATCAAAAGGGCCTTCGTTTGTCGCAAAAAGGTACACCGGGTACTCTGTTAATGGCTATCACTTCCACACCATGAAGCGCGATGCAAATTCTGTATCTCAAAACCATGGAGTTACTTTAACAGCTCTAACACCGAGTTTTTCTAGTAGCAAATATGAGAATCCTATTCTGTGA